TTCCTAGTGACCGATCGGAACTATGTGTCTTGCTGTAGGAAGGCATCAAGCTGTTGTGAATACAGCCTAGGGTCGTCTAAAGCTGAACAATCATTTTGCAAAAAGGATTTAAGAATATATAGATCAcaatcgtcgtcgtcgtcgtcgtcgtcgtcgtcgtcgtcgtcatcatcgtcatcatcgtcatcatcatcatcatcatcatcatcatcatcatcatcatcatcatcatcatcatcatcatcattgctgttattatcatcatcatcgtcatcactaTCGCCGTTTTCGTCACTATCGTCGTCCTCAAGATCATCGTCACCATTTGCTTCACCGTCGTCATCGTCGGCATCTTCACTGTAACTGTTATGGTATGTTATGGCTTGTTCAACTATACGTACTATGGTTCAGCAAAATTTAGTGAAGAAGCAGcaaataaatctattttatttGACACCATTCCTATAAGATCTGAAGAGATGCATTCCAACTTttttcacaacaacaacaacaacaacaacaacaacaacaacaacgacaacaacaacaacaacaaaatagcaaaaatatcaacaaacgacaaaaaataatatgatgGAAAAAATCATACGGAATATTGTAATAGCCATGTCAATGGATGggaaattggtatttatttttaatacataaaCAGTTTTACTAGGTtttcatacttgaaaaaatacCAACTGTTTGTAAGTTAATGAAttggtaaaaataaaaataaaaatttgcaaaaaaaaaatttttattgttcatatcctggtagtgatttgtaaataaactactCATTGAGCAAATGCACATGTTGCATAATtcctgatatatatatttaaaaagtcGTCATACCGTTTCCTAGTTTCAGCATATTTTCGACCTGTTTCTTGGGTAAAAGGACAAAAGAAACACGGAATACATaacaatgttggtttttatagctttcccactttgtgcttaAAGCGCTTTACATTTagtacccctggcacggatctataccGACACAACGGCCctatatacttcctcaactccctgaggagcatacaatccattgcagcctttatatattgcaacatctatcctaccaggtccccagttatacagctgggttgaccaGTCGTACGTGGTTCAAATCTCTCCCAAGGACTTtcgaaaaaaaatacatgtctaagtacaatttaaaaaatgaaaatggaaaatgaCTCGTTTCCATGGATCATCAAAAAATCAAGCAAAGTTTTGGAGGTTCTGAAACGATCCCAAGTGATCTTCCCATTGTATTAGGGGAGTATTTAGTAGTCGAGGAGCTAGCAAGGGTGGGAGAGGCTTATATACCTTACATGCTATAGGATCATCTATAAATATTTGCCTGTTATGGGAAACGAACAAACGTACACGACATCTACAGTGATTCTGAACTCAGGATACCTCATGATATTACAATTGAAACATTAAATGAACTTTTGAATGAACTTTCACACTCAGCTCGACCTTCAGATAATATATCAAGGTAAGttatcaaaaaaacaaaaaaaacaaaaaaacaacaacaacaacaaaaataaccgTTTCAGCAGCAGAAACAACAATAACGTTAACAACAAACTTACtgtgtaaataatataatgCAAATTATATTTAGATGTGTACAAAGAAATTGCAAATTTAAATCAATTAGAAAATTTACTATGATAAACTTACATGGATGTCATTTCaacataatatgtacatgtatatctataaatacaatttatttccGAATCTCTCAAAAATCTTGAGAAATCACAAGGAATTGACGAATGACGAAGAAAGATCTTAATACTTATATTTGTTAAACATCGGAAACCATTTCTATATTTTCTGGTGATATTCTCAAATAttcatgtactattcagaacaTTCGACAATCACTGATCTATTGCTATGTCAGGGTGAATTGGGTGAAATTCCGCCAGACAAGCAGTGCCCTCTAACGTCCTCTCAAGGAAATTCCTTTTAAACGAGACTTCAGAGTCTCGATCGTTCTATTCTCGCGTGTTTATGACTGTTACGTCCGTACACCCTTCATCGATCACGGGGAAGAACACGGGATGTTGTGAAATCGACATTAATACGAACGTAACCATGGAGTTTTCACGATCTTTCAACATGCTTGGGTTTCCCGACGGTGATCTAGATAATTATGAGGTAGGTGCCAATAAGTTTGACGACAACATAAGCAACAGAGTACGGTTATTATAAAAGGGAGGAACGATGGAATGTTATGATCTCGATCTGTGATCGCAGTCCTTGACTTTAgagttgtaacttgtatgtGATGCGTTCCGACCGATTACACATGCCTACCATATTGTTTCATCCTGTGTGGTCATAGTGGGCCATCGTGTCAGTGACGAAAGCATATACATGACCCTGATGCCAAGTATGAACAAAATCGATGTAGGATGGTAGGGGTGGGGACCACAAAAAGGTTACAGTGACAGTGTAACTCAGCTGTGCTGTGTTTCTACCTCCCTGGTACTCGCGATTGTGACATTGTTACTCGTATATGGATAGTATAGTACATTGGCAGTGTTTTTGTCGAGGTCCCAAAATCATGGAGGGTAGGACTCTCTTCCTGTGTTAGACACATGTTTTACCAGGTTCCCCATGAAAATTATAAAGGTTTTGAAAATCGTTTGAAAATTGagttttaccatatttcccCGCTGTACTTTAGTATAAACAAGGCTACATACCCATGCATGCGTGGTACGGTATACCTGAGCAAGAATACCGTCAAACAAGTAATTAATTTTTGCTTCATGGTGTAGTACccaaactgacaatacttatcTCTTACAGTTCCACCATAGACATTGGAGGAGaactccactgtctatggttcctcatacaaaaataatatgatTTTCACAGGTGAACTGTGGTACAATTAAACACTACTTTTAACAAAAACCCTGGTAAATTGCCTGGGAAAGTCGATTTAATTTTGCCTACTTTAGTTTAACTTTCTATCTTCATGAGTCTTAACAATGACacatactatatgtatgtaataccaGCAGTCACTGCCATCTAATGaagccaaattttgttgatgtgGGTCAAAATGTCAGTCACCACATATtgagagataggggaacacaaaattttggtgcgtcactagaaattgtgtgcgtaagtggtgcgtcaaattggctaaGATGGCACACTGAATAGCAgtttattttcttgttcatACAGGATTCTCCTTGTCATGTGGAACTAACAAAACGTCTAAGGAAGACATTATATTATGGTGCTGATCCTAATACAGACAAACCATCACTTCCTGTTACTGGTATGTATAGCAAGGATTTTCCTACATTTACGGTATTTCACAAGAATGGCTCAGAGAGACCGCGAACACCTTCTGTAATTGCCATTCATAGACCAGAAAGGGAACATCCAGGGTCTTGTGAGTGTTGTGATTCCACTTTTGCATCAAATgaagcacagtacagtacagtagttaGGAATATGAATTTCAATATGTTACATATATCAAGAGAATATGCTCAGAAATTACAAAACAGTTGATGTCCCCGTTACTTTGTTCAGGGAGGAAGATGTGCAGTATAAAACTaaaagtattacatgtacattaacaaaTGGTTCAATGGAGTTCTTTTTGCAGCTACAAAATCTGCTCAAagtacattttgacaaaatgtaaatacacttctggtgatgtacatgtacctgtacctgtaacACACCTATTGTGAATCTCATTGTATATGGATGAAGCCCATAGAAATAACCTCAGCCGGAAGTTTGAAATCACACTTTTACCACAATTCTGGTTATTGCTATTCCTATGGGCTTCACACACATAGAGTGAGATTTGCAAAGCTGTGTATGTTACCAAAGTTAGATTATAAATGCAAGGCACTAACATACATTatagtgtcaataaaagagcaTTTGACTGTCTAcatactagctttgtattcattgtaCTACATACTAACTGATTCGATATTGATTGTGCTGTTTGAAAGTTATCAATTTAGCAACCAAGTTAAAAGGGTGGCGTGGGGTCTGAGGCCCAACTACAAGAATTTAGAtatttatcctacattgaactattgatcttgccccttaGTGACTGAGTTATAATATATGAactggaagtacatgtatttgacctgAGATAGTGTTAGACCCAGTGTTCTCCCTACTACATGTAAAGACTGAGAAAGCATGGTGTAAACACCTTCCTTGCCACCTAGGCcaccatgcttggcaggttctACTGTGCTTCAAAAATGTTCTACCgtccttgagctttagtaatctttgacatcattataataatactttcacatgaaaaGCAATGGCTGAtccaaatgtacatgtgtgtatgtgtttaagtaaacatgtttgttccagtgttgaagacaCTGCATATCATATGCAGATCATTAtgcaaaccaatatgcaaattaccatgttatttatatttcagtgaatatgcaaattaccaccGCCCTTGCATTATATCCTGGGCAGAACACTGCATAAACCCACTAACATGAACCAGATTTGGAATGTCAATCACTGGTGGACCACTATTTTACACATGTCCTATATGTTatgatacaaaaaatatatattgttatttaatatattttattttatgttttcagATATTGCTATTGAAGTGTTCCAGAATGCTTCACCTATGCCATGTAAGAAAGTTGACAAACACTTTGCAGCCAAAGTCTCCCGGTAAGTTGTCTTTTTCGTTTTTGAAGGCTTCACCAATAAAGGATCAGGTGTATACTGCTTAGATATTAAGAATGgttacatacatgatacatgtagttatgaaGTAATGAAGTGTGTTTCACTTTAAAAGTTATTTAGTCCAAGTGTGAGATGTTTATCTATGTAAAAACAATGCTCAactcttatttatttattgaattctGTCTTGCAGGAAGTCTTCCTTATCACCATGTGCATTCATGGTTTCCATGATGTACATAGACAGACTAAAACATACCAACCCTGAATACTTGAAGACTGTGTCCTCTGCCGATTTATTTCTTGTGACTATGGTAAGATTACATGATAATTTCCCATCCATCCATATCTGGCATAATCAGTGTGCTTGTGACAGGTTGGTTGGCACAGTCTGGTGGATACTAAAATTGATACTAAAAACACTGAATGGGGAATTAAAACTATGAGGCATTCAAACTTCAAGTGGTTCCATTTTTcttacaactgccaacatcagactGGACAGATGGAACTGTTACAAagagggaaagtaaacaaatttatTGGATTAATAaaacttggcacagcatgttggaagtacagaaacagaaacttgtattacattctatcatttgataagaaaagttttatatggccactttgcatagtagttcatgttcacaagcaaatttccagttcccctggcaattcatgtatatatatatagaggccttaaaactgttcttatcaaacaatggaatgtaatacaagtctctgctgttccaacacgctgagccaagtgttattaatccaatttatttgtttactttccctgtttgtagcaGATTCCGTTCATCAACaatctgatgtctgcagttgtaagATCCACTTAGATTGATTTTGGAGTCTGGTTCAGTGTCTCAGTGATTATTAACACCTGCACTTGCTCGAAGGAATGGGACAATATTGTTTGTAGCTTTTGTAGTATCAATTTTGCGATGAAATTAATCAGTTTAGGTATGATTTTCATATTATTGAGAAGATGCTATGAAATTAGAAACGGTTTTAAAACCTTTGTTAGTTTCAACAGGGAGAATACCGCAATATTCAGTTACCTGTATATGCTGTGATTCTTTTCCTTATATCAGATGCTGGCTTCCAAATATTTATATGATGAAGGTGAAGAGGAAGAAATGTACAATGATGAATGGGCAGATGCCGGTAAGCTGACAGTCACATTATCTCTCTACATACCGTGAATTCATTTCTGTGCTGGATTTCATTTAGCTGAATATAGACAAAAGTTTTTTTCTGCAGAAATAATTTCCGCTCTGTGTACAGTATGCAAAGGATACACTCTGTCAATCATGCATAAAGCGGCATTTCTATGGGTATATGTCGGCAGCTGATAAATGTCTAACAGTGAAAGGAAAGAAAATGTACTGTTTTGATGATATTATtccataatttattcatataattaatattgTTGTTTTCAGCTGGTCTTGATGTTGATACTGTTAACGAAATGGAAAGGGACTTCCTAAGTGCTATTGTAAGTCATAGTTCTAGTTTTAACGCacatatatgttaattatgtaaagttattcataaataatatgtatttgaaaatttactCTTTAGAGCTCTTAGCTTTGTACTGATATAGCCAATATGGTGtcttaatataaacattttttatgattGAACAAATTTTTACTGATAAAAAATAGAAAGCTTTTTGAATTCTTTGGCAAAAAACCTGTAACCTTAGCATTCATACTGCCATGGATGATGTatttcatgtatatatgttaggCTAGGTCAACAAAATTAATATCAGAATTGTCTTCTCCAAAGTTGAAGTACgtgtataatataataacacaatgttTTACTTGACATTTCTCAACAGAATTGGAATTTATTTGTCAAACCAAtcgatttctttatatttttacaTCGAATTGAAACCAGGTAAGAGTGTAACTTGAGAGATTACTTACATTTTAAACTTACATCAAACGGTCTTATCCTGCGAAGTAGCTGAATTTGACGTTTATTTTACTGTTAATGGTACTATGTATACTTTGTAGTTGTGTGTTAAAGGAGCACAAGCTGCATAGTTTATGCTGCATATTTATAAGTTActcgcagtattgtacttaATGGTGCACACTTAGCTACCTCTTGCAATTAATTGAACTCAAACCTGTATCAAGATATAATTCCTAAAcaatccaatgacgtaatttatcatatgtatcagaaatgttcaagaaatccttactatgcagtcaactgttttaacaacaCAAAAAGACCATCTTAATGTTATAGAAAGCATGcattgatattaaaataattttagatTGTTTAATCGGGGttattatgtaagtattttcatttgagtagaAAGCTTATGAACTCAGCGTGTGCCACTTTAAAGGCACATGGTCTGCAACTTGTaagtatttttcattatttttgtttccaaataaaaggttacttaTAATTTACCCTTCTCTGTCACTTGTTTAATGACTAGTCACTGGCAAAACTCTCGCCAGATAAATTGCTGTGAATACTGTATTCTCATACTGTAtgaataaaatgacatcattttattcAATTATATTAGACTACATTATCACAGCAGTTTATATCGTGGGAGTTTTGCTAGTGACTGCTGGTTGTTAGACAAATACAAGTAATATTTATTGTGGAGACAAAATGACGAAAAAATATCACAAGTTGCAGGCCATATCCCTTTAAGGTTAACAATTATATAAGCGGTACAGACCTTTAACACATATGTCAATATATTGTTACTTTATGGAATTGATGTTTGATCCTTAGACAAGCACACATACTTCAGCAAGTAGTAATCACAGTTTGAAATAACCACACGCAAATTTCCCAATGAACGTAACTCTACATGCACTTCTATATAACTCTTCCCGATGCTAGATCGGCATACCTAGATTGTTTTAGTGGTATATGGGTTACTGGTTTTTATGTTGCATTTACAGCGACTGGTGcattataaatacatttgtcatttttcatttgtaaatatcaTACAGAGTGTTGTTTGACTTGCACTATCCATTACAAggctatatataaattatataaattatattatgtatGCCTTTTCAGCCTGTGTGGCTTGTCGTCTTTCAAGGGTTTTAAATGATGTATATGTCCATGTTCCCTACATTATAAATGACATTCATATGGGAcgtaatttgaaagaaattgatcaAGGAGAATAGCATCGAtgaattgtttcatttttaggaTGCTGTTAGGATGATGAGAACATTGCAATTTGCATGTAATATATTCAGAATGTCTATTCTTAACTTGTTACTATCCATGTAGGATAGCATTTATTAATATGATTTGAACATTGCATGTATTATCTTAACAATGTCTGGTAGTACCCCCGGTATCTCTTTATTATTTCTTTAGGGTAGTGCTTATCAGTGTGATTTGAACATTGCATGTAATATCTTTAGACTGTCTGGTCTTGTAGTGTTATTATCCATGAAGGATAGTGTTTATCAGTGTGATTTGAACGTTGCATTTATATCTTAATAATGTATGGTCTTATCTCGTTATTATTTCTGTAGGATAGCGTTTAAAGAAGGCAGTAAGAGAGGATGGTTTACCTATACAGACCTATCAGTGTTACTGGATGAAGAGACAATCCATAATATTTGTATAAGTGTCATCACTCAAACTGTACAGGTAATGAAAAGATATTTACTAAACAAATCTAGTTGCTGATAAAAGTAAGTGCAAATCTTATCAGCAGTACAGATTTGTATCGGTGTGAGATGTTCGACATCAGGTTTTG
Above is a genomic segment from Glandiceps talaboti chromosome 20, keGlaTala1.1, whole genome shotgun sequence containing:
- the LOC144450710 gene encoding protein CNPPD1-like, translated to MEFSRSFNMLGFPDGDLDNYEDSPCHVELTKRLRKTLYYGADPNTDKPSLPVTDIAIEVFQNASPMPCKKVDKHFAAKVSRKSSLSPCAFMVSMMYIDRLKHTNPEYLKTVSSADLFLVTMMLASKYLYDEGEEEEMYNDEWADAAGLDVDTVNEMERDFLSAINWNLFVKPIDFFIFLHRIETRIAFKEGSKRGWFTYTDLSVLLDEETIHNICISVITQTVQIAGMCVLIYGMCTMAILGSSVLISQSAITTAPDVILDIAVIPMQPVLESVCLSTIRYTGTGHAILNNNCHLMLDHRQLVNKSAFTVQDILIVVPLEDFLTTLLHIQYNIVMVLANIIIAVTHVLSQLSTYALTSLMSNMTDVRLHTTDVTILPTLRKKCALTTNITDITKSTTHLPSTWVNSRQQLQTNSFSSPLSDIKPPTIRKLNFTDFSHRFTTLTKIF